One Alligator mississippiensis isolate rAllMis1 chromosome 12, rAllMis1, whole genome shotgun sequence DNA window includes the following coding sequences:
- the LOC102563328 gene encoding protein FAM3D, whose protein sequence is MRPTGARRVVGSLFMLAGTWFLLQTELNTSWKSVAEQSLFESQELLHKCGNVQSCPPNHFAFKIVGGTRKGVQPFMCFDDVIVMSVMRNNVNYGLNFALVNGTTGHLIKTTYFNMWSGDVKHLVDFLKTIQDGTLVLIASYDDPATKMNNEARTLLTNLGSSYAAKLRYWDNWVFLGEKGRKDKRRFEKLMRIDEETDKELKLPVALRMEGCVPQK, encoded by the exons ATGAGGCCGACAG GTGCGCGCCGGGTTGTGGGCTCATTGTTCATGCTGGCTGGAACGTGGTTCCTTCTGCAGACGGAGCTCAACACGAGCTGGAAGTCTGTCGCTGAACAGAGCTTGTTTG AGTCACAGGAATTGCTGCATAAGTGCGGCAATGTGCAAAGCTGTCCCCCGAACCATTTTGCCTTCAAAATCGTTGGCGGAACAAGAAAAGGTGTTCAGCCGTTTATGTGCTTTGACGATGTAAT TGTCATGAGTGTCATGAGGAATAATGTCAATTATGGATTAAACTTTGCGCTCGTGAATG GGACAACAGGCCACCTCATCAAAACAACCTACTTCAACATGTGGAGTGGAG ATGTCAAACACCTAGTGGACTTTCTGAAAACCATCCAGGATGGCACCCTGGTGCTTATCGCCTCCTATGATGACCCAGCCACCAA gATGAACAATGAAGCACGGACACTGTTAACCAATCTGGGAAGCAGCTATGCAGCTAAGCTGCGTTACTGGGACAACTGGGTTTTTTTAGGAGAAAAAGGTCGAAAGGATAAGAGACGTTTTGAAAAG cttaTGCGAATCGATGAAGAAACAGACAAAGAACTGAAACTTCCTGTGGCCTTGCGAATGGAGGGCTGCGTACCGCAGAAGTAA
- the LOC132243246 gene encoding protein FAM3D-like isoform X1: protein MRLTGVLRVVAMVCTLAGMWFLLQTYLNTSWKSISLRSWFGSSVLPDSSASHAQPQTPQHKCSNLKSCPPNHFAFKIISGAANVVGPSLCFEDNLIMSSVKNNIGRGLNLALVNGTTGQLIKTESYDMYSGDVKHLVDFLKTIQDGTLVLIASYDDPATKMNDEARTLLTNLGSSYAAKLSFRDNWVFLGGKGLKDKSPFEQHIKNEKEKNKYDGWPEVLEMEGCVPQKMD, encoded by the exons ATGAGGCTGACAG GTGTGCTCCGGGTGGTGGCCATGGTGTGCACACTGGCTGGAATGTGGTTCCTTCTGCAGACGTACCTCAACACGAGCTGGAAGTCCATCTCTTTACGGAGCTGGTTTG GTTCCTCGGTGCTTCCAGATTCCTCGGCCAGTCATGCCC AGCCGCAGACCCCACAGCATAAGTGCAGCAATCTGAAAAGCTGTCCCCCGAACCATTTTGCCTTCAAAATCATCAGCGGAGCAGCAAATGTTGTTGGACCATCCCTGTGCTTTGAAGATAATCT TATCATGAGCAGCGTGAAAAACAACATCGGCCGTGGATTAAACTTGGCGCTTGTGAATG GGACAACAGGACAGCTCATCAAGACAGAAAGCTACGACATGTACTCTGGAG ATGTCAAACACCTAGTGGACTTTCTGAAAACCATCCAGGATGGCACCCTGGTGCTTATCGCCTCCTATGATGACCCAGCCACCAA gaTGAACGATGAAGCACGGACACTGTTAACCAATCTGGGAAGCAGCTACGCAGCCAAGCTGAGTTTCCGGGACAACTGGGTTTTCTTAGGAGGAAAAGGTCTCAAGGACAAGAGCCCTTTTGAACAG CacataaaaaatgaaaaggaaaaaaacaaatatgaCGGCTGGCCCGAGGTCTTGGAAATGGAGGGCTGCGTACCACAGAAGATGGATTAG
- the LOC132243246 gene encoding protein FAM3C-like isoform X2: MRLTGSSVLPDSSASHAQPQTPQHKCSNLKSCPPNHFAFKIISGAANVVGPSLCFEDNLIMSSVKNNIGRGLNLALVNGTTGQLIKTESYDMYSGDVKHLVDFLKTIQDGTLVLIASYDDPATKMNDEARTLLTNLGSSYAAKLSFRDNWVFLGGKGLKDKSPFEQHIKNEKEKNKYDGWPEVLEMEGCVPQKMD, from the exons ATGAGGCTGACAG GTTCCTCGGTGCTTCCAGATTCCTCGGCCAGTCATGCCC AGCCGCAGACCCCACAGCATAAGTGCAGCAATCTGAAAAGCTGTCCCCCGAACCATTTTGCCTTCAAAATCATCAGCGGAGCAGCAAATGTTGTTGGACCATCCCTGTGCTTTGAAGATAATCT TATCATGAGCAGCGTGAAAAACAACATCGGCCGTGGATTAAACTTGGCGCTTGTGAATG GGACAACAGGACAGCTCATCAAGACAGAAAGCTACGACATGTACTCTGGAG ATGTCAAACACCTAGTGGACTTTCTGAAAACCATCCAGGATGGCACCCTGGTGCTTATCGCCTCCTATGATGACCCAGCCACCAA gaTGAACGATGAAGCACGGACACTGTTAACCAATCTGGGAAGCAGCTACGCAGCCAAGCTGAGTTTCCGGGACAACTGGGTTTTCTTAGGAGGAAAAGGTCTCAAGGACAAGAGCCCTTTTGAACAG CacataaaaaatgaaaaggaaaaaaacaaatatgaCGGCTGGCCCGAGGTCTTGGAAATGGAGGGCTGCGTACCACAGAAGATGGATTAG